The Onychomys torridus chromosome 4, mOncTor1.1, whole genome shotgun sequence DNA window ATTGTCTgagtatccagcatattgggcattaacagcttagatgtaagattgtaaaacatcagaagggGGTTTGGGGACTtagcagtggtagagcacttgcctagcaagcacaaagcctggGATTGGATACtcagatcaaaataaaaaacaaacaaacaaaaaaacatcaaaagcgaacttctgccatcagggttctcccattgtgctgtaagcctgtatttaagacctcctccctccttcaataaatatcatttggcattcaaaagaagaagaagaaggaggaggaggaggagaagaagaagaaaaagaagaagaggatgaggaggaggagaaggaggaagaggaggaggaggaagacaaagaactcaagatcatgatgggtaaacccacagagacagctgaccagtactagttggagctcactaactatggactgacagctcgggaacctgcatgggaccgaaataggcctgctgaatgtgggtgatagttgtgtggcttgatctgtttgtggggcccctggcagtaggaccaggacttatccctggtgcatgaactggctttttggagcccattccctgtggttggataccttgctcagtcttgatacaatggagaggggctaggctctccttcaacttggtatgccagactttgttgactactctgaggagtggatgggggtagagtgggagggaggtgaggaggtgggagaaggggagggagagggaactggggtttgtatgtaaaatggaaaaaattaataaataaatacttttaaaattaaaaaaatacactaCCATCAGGGTCTGGAGCATACAAAACATGCAAGTCAAACTACAACAGTTCTTGTCCAGTTATAAAATCTTTCTGCTCCTATTGGCGGTTGTTTCTAAATAAACTAAGATGCCATAGTAATTGCAAAGTTCATATAAAAAAGAGagatttattatataaaagaTTAGGAGCACATTTGAGTTCTATAATTACTTTGTTGATAAAACTACATTTCATACATATTAATGTTTCTCTACAAAACTACATGCAGGGTTGAatataaattagttttaaaattgtataaaaaCTATATTAATGAAGTAGAATTATGTGAGGAAAAGTCAAAAgaagattttaaataatttggGAACATAGTTTCTATATAAAGTACTAATATGCAATTTCACTATATATGTTATGTGTCAATGAAAACATAACAATATCATCTTAAGTAAACATAATGAAGTGACTTtgcaaataaatgtaaattgCACAATCTAAAATAAGATTGCCTGATTCATAGGTGTCATAGGGGTTGTTCATAAAGTGTCAAAAGAgggtaagaaagaaaaacatgtcatTATTGACATTTCCAGGTGTGGAGACAATTGTCTAAATGGACATGTAAACTACCAAACTATAGACatgtttcctctctttttcaaataattattgtatttattcACATGGGTGTATGTATCATGAATGTAGCCATGTACTTGTACCCATGAAACAGCACAAGTGTGGAGTTCAGAAAACAGCTGAGTGAGTGGATTCTATCCCTCCACCCTGTGCCTCCCAAGGAttaacttaggtcatcaggcttggcacaAAGTGACTTTAATAATTATGGTATCTCACTGTCCCATGAGCTTCATCTTTTAACTTGTGAGTTGTCATAACACATACAGAATATTAACTCATATTTACAAATTATTTGTAATATTGaagaaatactttttctttattattgagcTCTTGTATCTAATTCAAGAGAAGTAAAAGTCTAGGGATCCCCAAGGACTATGAAAGCAAAATACTTTCCAACTACATGATCCTATTTAATGTGGAAAATGGGAAACTTTCCAATGCAGACATGACTTTTCTCAGTGTATATAAGCCACACTGAGGTAAAACATCTCAGCAACACTGGTCATAGCAGAAGCAACAATGTGAGAGTTTCAGATTCCAGGGAAAATTGGAGGAACATCATCCAAAAAGGAAAGGCTGTTTTATAAGGTGATTCTTGTAGAGTGAGTACATCATAAACTCATAgttgtgctttcatttttcatCACAACTACTCatttaaagtttgtttgttttagtagcacatttttaaaaatccttcatGAGTTTACAATTAttactgcatttttattttttatttagtgtgcTTGACCGAAGTATTGTAGTTTTCCATTCCAACTAGTCCTTGATACCTTTAGAAACATAGAGTAGTTTTATATGGTCACATCTAATGAACTCTTAGGGTAATCTTATAAGATCCAAATCACCCAACACAGAAAAACATTGTACTCTCATGCCATCTTTTGATTCTTTGGACCTTCTATTTTCTCAAGATACAAACAATACAATAGGGAAATAGTTACCAGAAATTACAGGGAGAAAACAGCGACACATATTAGACTAATCATAATTCACAAAGATTTCACCAAATTTAAAGAAAGATGTGTGAAAATACCATTAATATTCCAACAGTTATATATGCTCAATTTTGATCACAGTAAAATTAACTTTATGTAAACTTGACCATTTTTACTACTTAAATTGgtcatttttagttatttgtacTTATATTTAAATAGCAAAGTACCTTACTATACAAATGTCATTAATTTTCTTGGTATTCTCAAAATCTAAATtcctatcatttatttaattatctggAAGTGATAATGGGGATTCAGAATCAGTAAGAACTCATTTTGCACTACAATTTTACTACTTCATAGTGTCAATTGACAAGGAAATCAATAAACATTATTATTACTAACATATAGTGTTCCAAATACTTAAGAAGGAAATCCTAAAATATTACTTaggttatttacatttttatctacCAATTTCAAACCTAAAAATAGTAGGAAAAAATACAGATATAACaattaggaaataaaacaaatgagaaataaagggagagattcaagaaaggaaaaaaagaaatgaaacagaaagatagagaggcagagagagcagctTTCATGAATAcattattcaaattattttatgaaatctCACCATTTAGATTTGAAAATCTGTAAGTATATGATAATAAGTAACATCCTTCAGGCCTAGTAATACATGATTATTTAGAGAGACACACCAATGAACAAGTACAAATTTCAAAGAAAGACAATGCTAAAAATGTGTCTTCAGCACATGGATTcaaaatttatttgatttttcatttttatcattcctTTTAATAGAGCTCATACAATTCTGTTTATTCCGTCATAGTTAAAAAAGATTTGTGCCTGGAAATGTtgtatttatgtttaaaatatgtcaATGGATTGTCATTCTGGTATTATGGCAGTCAACTGAAGAGGCTATAAATATAACTCAAatattcattaaagaaaattacCTTTGAGAAAGTTAGATTTAAGGCtgggaaatgtaaacaaaatatttgcTACTGACAAAGTTTTTCCTATATTTAGGAAAAttcctaattaaaaaagaatatacaaacTCAAGGAggttattttaaatttcactgGATACAATGCTAAGATATAATTTGTATTCCTTTTGCTTACTTGACTCTAAACTTTAAgttactgtttctatttcaggAATTCTTAGttaggctctgtttctctcaacCCATTGGAGCACAGAGTACTAAATGGAAGAAACAAACCAGTCTGTGGTTTCTGAGTTTATTTTTCAGGGACTTTGTACCTCAAGAGAACTACAGATCTTCCTCCTGCTGCCATTTTCCACCCTCTACCTGATGAGTGTGGTAGGCAACCTCTTTGTTGTGATATTAATCATCACTGATCATCATCTCCATTCTCCCATGTACTTTCTGTTAGCTAATCTCTCATTTATTGACTTCTGTCTCTCCTCAGTTACTACCCCCAAACTGATCACAGACCTCCTAACAAATACTAAAACAATTTCTTTTGGAGGGTGCATGAGCCAGATCCTCTGTGTGCATTTATTTGCAGGGGGTGAGATGATACTTCTTGCATCAATGGCATATGACCGATATGTGGCCATCTGCAGGCCACTCCACTACACCACCATCATGGACAGACAGAAGTGCATCTGGCTTATTTTGATATCATGGATCATTGGATTGGTACACTCCATTAGTCAACTGATCCTGATTTTGGAACTACCTTTCTGTGGACCTAGAGTAATAGACAGCTTTTTCTGTGATATTCCTTTGGTGATGAAATTAGCCTGCACAGATACTAGTACTCTGGGAATCGTGGTAAATGCTGAGAGTGGTGTTTTAGCAACAACCTGTTTCATTCTCTTGCTGATATCTTACACTTACATTCTATTAACTGTTCAGCTTCACTCTAAAGACGGCTCATCAAAGGCCCTCTCAACCTGTACATCCCACATCATAGTGGTTGTGCTATTCTTTGGGCCTGTCATTTTCATCTATCTGTGGCCAGTCAACATCACTTGGGTTGACAAGTTTCTTGCTGTGTTTTACTCAGTCATCACACCTCTCCTGAATCCAGCCATCTATACACTGAGAAATAGAGATATTAAGAATGCCATAAAGAAGCTGATAAATCACATGTGAGTTCTGGAATAATTATTAAACATCTTATGTTATCAGCAAATTCATTGTGTGCACAACATTTTATACAAATTTTAGTGGAAATTCAAGTGCATAATTACTTGTTTCTGGAATCAGAGTTGTAATTAGCatatcattttgaaaataaacattagaaaaatatattcaaaattataaTGTTAATAGTTTTGCCACATAGAATGAGTAATAGTTATTCAAATAAGAAGAGTAGAAGGTGAAAATAATGTTGCAAAAATAATTACATGTTACTACACTTCATCTGAGTTCCCAAAATTGTGTTTCACTTTAATTACATTGTTATTAACAAAATCCTCTTTGAAATACATTTCAATTTTACCATCTtttgaaatatgaaattataCATAATCATAATTCTATCTTTGTGCCAGAAGACATTTAAGACATTTGTGAAGACTGCATCCACTTAGAAATCAAAATGCTAAAACAATCAAATCATAATGATAGTTGCCTCATATTGATATAATCTCTAtcagttttcaagtcttaaaTACTCATATGAATTCAGaattttcctatattttattGCTTAACCAAAAGGACaacatgtatataatatttaaattcacTTTCCTCAGTTCACAAATTATTTGCATGATCATGATTTTACGTTATATAATGGAATAACAAAACTGCTAAGGCCAGTTAGGTAAACATTATATGCTCTTGATAATATGGTATACATAGTGATTCATGTTATATTCCATTTGATGTAGTGAGTATTTGCTGGGTAAACTATATGGTATACATTTTTACAATAGTTTGAGGTCCAATTTATTTCTAAACAGATATGAAAGTGAGAACTTCTTGAATATCATTGCAATATTTCATGAGTTAAttgtaaaaattaatttgtatttatgttcTAATATGTTAAAGAATTTGTCATAATATAAATTACCTAACAAAACCACACAAATACCTGCATCATGTATTCCCAAAATCATATTTTCCCCAAATCATAAGATTAGATAAGCATGGCCCATGTCTGGCTGCAGACTTTGATGTGTACATATTGTAGGTTCTGGTatctttttcagaaaaaaaaatttatctcCAATGTGTTTACAGATATAACCCTCAACAATTTTGTCaccatattttttattaaatatgttctttgaaaatattacatTGATACAGTTCCTAACCTCTTatttctctcccactcttatTATCCCCTTTCCcagacacaaaaacacacacaagtcCATttctaaatttatgtatttttgttttgctttgggatCCACTAAAATGACCCCTAGCCATCTGTGTGTCCATTGTTTCCAACTATCCCTGAGGCACTATGACCTAATCAGTGGGTCTCAACTGAAGAAAATGCCTTGCACTGTCCCAGAATCATCAGTAGCTCACAGTTCAGCAAGGAGATATAGTAGTAGATAGCTACTCTATGATCTTTGACTGTTGATGATTTTCTTGTGTGATTATTTTCTTGAGTTCATGACTGCATTGGCTGCACCATACCCACAAGATTACATTTTACAGTTCTTGCATTCTTTCTATactcttccttattctttctcagcagtattttataaatgattttaagCCTATACACAGCCTGCCCTCAACTGCCCACAGTCATATTATAACAACAGAACACCTTAAGGACTCCTTGCTAAACTGTTTAATTAACCTATAAAACGACCTCTTATTGCTTGTAAAGTTTCTGAGACTATAAATTTGATTTCAATTTTAGCAATTCAGTGTCATTACTTGTATGTAATATGGGTTTCAAGAAGCACAATGGAGGCCAGTGATatagctcagcaggtgaaggagcTACCTGCCAAaccagaggactggagttaaaCCCCCTTAAACTCACAGGGTAGAAGAAGAGTtacaaaaagttttatttttttaagaaattttttattcatttacttaccaACCAGGGATCCCCCTCTCTGTTGtggcatgtctttcttttttttctttttttctttctttcttttttgtttttgttgttgttgtttctttctatgtttgtttattttttgagacagattctctgtgtagtcttagttcctgtcctggatcgcgctctgtagacctggctgaccacaaatttacagagatcacctggctttccctcccaagtgctggcattaaaggcatgtgccaccactgccaggcctgcttgtctttctgtatgctgtgaatatgtgttgctctgattggttgataaatgaagccaatggcgaggcaggataaggttaggggACACTTTTGAActtgagagagaggaaaagaaaggagagtggaggaGACACCAAACCATTGTCCAAGGAGCAACACATAACTTGTTGCAAGCAAAGCCATGGAACATAtagtgatacatagattaatagttatgagtTTAGTTGTTAgacctagctagcaagaagctatAGGAATTGCAATAAATATTCAGCCTctgattgattattttataagtggatgtGGGACCTTGgccaggtaggactggagaaacttctggctacacctgtcttccatcctcctcctcccccttcccctccccctggcAGACTTCCTTCCCAACCCAtacccctttccctcctccaaaaaaggaaaggctcccacagggagtcagcagttcctggtacattcagttgaggcagatccaagcccctctgcatgcatcaaggctgtgcaaggtgtcccatcataggtagtgggctccaaaaagccagctcatgcaccagggatggatcttgatcctactaCCAGGGAGCCgattaagcagatcaagctatactactgtcttgcttatgcagagagcctagtccagttccatggaaactccacagctattggtccacagttcatgagttccaactagcttggtttgattgtctctaggtttccccatcatgaacttGATGTCCCCTAGCTCATAGAatacctcttttctcttttccactgGACTCATGGAGCTTGgactggtgcttggctatggatctcttcatctgcttccagttactggatgaaggttctctcATTATAGTtaaggtattcactgatctgattacctGGGTAAGCCATCTCAgccaccctctctactattgctagtagcctaagctgaggtcatccttatagattcctggtaatttccctagcacctggtttctccctatcacCATGGTGTCTCCTAtgaaggtatctctttcattgctctcctactctgtccccaTTTCAGGCCTACCATCACATTCCCTTATGTTGTCATCTCCCATCCTCTAACCTCAACTGCCCCCcttacccccagtttactcatggggatctcatctatttcttcttcactgtgcaatccatgtgtccctcttagagtcCACCTTGATAgctggcttctctggagctgtggattgtagtctgattatTTTTTGCTTTACGTCTactatccacttgtgagtgaatacataccatgtttctctcctgagtctgggttacatcactcaggatgatattttctagttccacccatttgcctgcaaatttcatgatgttgttgttttttattgttgagtACTACTCTATTGTGTgtatgttccacattttctttatccattcttcagttgaggagcatctatgttgtttctaggttctggctattatgaataatgctgctatgaacacagttgatcatgtgtccttgtggtatgattgagcattccttgtttTTTGCcctagagtggtatagctgagtcttgaggtagattgattcccaattttctgagaagtggccatagtgatttccaaagtggctgtataagtttgcattcccaccaacagtggaagagtgttccctttgctccacatccacttcagcataagctgtagttttcccacacatgcacaccagaatgattaaataaataaatgttgaaaaacaaaataatcacaaTGGAagctttaaaagatatttttcatttgtgtcctaataaaagcaatatataatatatatctagCCACAATCATGCTTTtagggattgtgtgtgtgtgtgtgtgtgtgtgtgtgtgtgtgtgtgtgtggtgtgtgtgtgtaatataagaattataattatatcaATGAAACCAATGAACAAAGTATCACAGGCtaaaaattaaggaagaaaggaaacacatattgctgaggatagaacccaaggccttgcacttgctgggcaagcactctaccattgagctaaatccccaactggaaatacattttaaacatgaAGATACTTTATTCTGACAttcaaagaatcaacaaaaataaGGCTGATTATTCTAAATAACCAACTAATTTATCATATAGTAGTaagatcaagaaagaaaagaaaggcataaTAAAATCTTTGAATAAGAAAATAGAGTACTAAAAATTAGTCTCATTGCTACAAATATTTATGGTTATGATATATTGTAATATCAATAAgtttgaattttatttgaatttgaaaatgtctacaaaaatcaaatttttaaatcaaGAGTCTTTTagtcttatgtgtgtgtgtctgagtgtatgaCAATGTATCATGTGTGCAGCAAACAAGGAAGTCAGAGGAGGCATTGGACCCCCTAGAACAGACAGTTAAGCACTGCACATATGTGCTGAGACTTGAAAGCAAGTTTTCTTTAAGATCAACAAGTTCTATAactacttagccatctctccatcccaagtAAGACTAACTACATGTATATTAATTCACTGTAAAAAGCAATGATTTCATTGTAAGATGTTCATATAACTAGAATGTACACTAATCATACTCATTCCACTTGCCATCACATATTTCTCCATTTCTGCACCCACTggtgcccttcttcttcccagttacTCCTTCttcaactttcatttttaaaaacaatattttataattcttgTTCCTGAATCAGTGTCATTTTACTTAGCATGATGcatagttttgttcttttgatgaTAGACATTCTGAGTGGGctaaaatattatctcaaaatctcaatgatttatttcatttgtttattttttgtgttgctgctttttttttttagcaggaggttttggggttttgtttttgtttttctgttttttgtgtggtttttgtcttgttttatatttttttgtattaAGGGTTAAAGCTAaggtctcatgtatgctaggAAATCTCCTTAACACTCAGCTATGCATTCCCAAtataatacaattatttttatgcTGTAAATTTGAAATAAGTGGTTTCAGTTGTCTTTGACTGCATTTTCCACCCCAGCCTGCCAAGGAGCTGCAATTTCCAGCCTGCATTTCAGGCTAAATTAGTTTGGTATATATTACTAAATGCCTAACCATCCAACCTAACATCTCTCAAAATTCTGCTAGCATTCATTTCAGAAGTAGAAAAAACATGATCCTAGCATTAATAAGTAAGCAGATGTTCATTCAAACAGTCATTagcatatcagcattgtttgtaatagccagaaattggaaacaccctgatgcccttaaactgaagaatggataaaaaaatgtgggacatatactcagcagagaaaaacaatgacatcatgaggttttcaggcaaatggatggatctagaataaatcatcctgagtgaggtaccccagactcagaaagacaaacatggtatgtactcactcataagacgatactagatgtaaaacaaagaagactagattgctactcacaactctagggaggttACCTAAAAtaggactctaagaaagacacaggaatcccccaatgacagagaaatggatgatatctacatgaacaacctggacaacagtgggagtaatgaagggcaaggtttgagggaaagaaagcttagggaagcaggaaatcccagctggatcaagaatagaaagggagaacaaggaataacagaccatgataaatgatgaccacatgagaacaggaataggtagagtgctggagaggtccccagaaacccacaatgatacatcctctatagattgctggcaatggtcgagggaaagccttatctgacctagtctggtgatcagatgaccaaacaccctaactattgtgctagaactctcatccaataactgatggaagtggatgcagagatccatggccaggccccaggtggagctccaggagttcatttgtcaagaaagaggagggattgtatgagtgagaattgttgagaccaagattggaaaaagcacagggtacaaactaatggaaacacacgaactatgaaccaaaggctgaggagcccccaactggagcaggccctctggataagtgagacagttgaaatagtttgaactgtttgggaggcacccaggcagtgggacccacacctgtccttagtgcatgagctggctgtttggaacttggggcttatgcagggacactttgctcagcatggggtaggggactggacctgcctggactgaatctaccaggttgagctgaatccccagggcagtctttgcccttgaggagatggggtgggggatgggctggagggaaggctggggcagggggaggagaggggaggacaggagaaccaatggctgatatgttttaaaaaactCATTTTGTTCAATTTATATTcactaaaaaaattttaaatccccCAAATAGGTggtaaaaagcaaataaatttgCCTTAGACAATTTCACTCACCTCCTCAACCACtgtaaaaattttatttagaatCGATATAAAGCACTAATTATGGATGATTTATTATCCTGCAGAAGccaatattataaaatatgaaacaaaatttaagtGACTTttgatgtgtttatatatatgaagAAGGTGGTGGATAAAATTATTCTCAGCCATCCTTCTTAGAGGCATGGGAAgaactaaaattatatttttataaagaagaaacataTATAAAGCTTATGACAAAGCTATGGGAatatagtttctttttatttgaaaaatagataaattaagtTCTTTTAACTAAAGTGGATTAATACAAATACTAACATTTCTAAATTATTGATCTAAGAAAATTATTTCTACTGTCTTTGCTCAAATATTTAGAGAGAATTATAGGATCACATTACATCTACTAcctcctttttcattttgttttgtgtttgtctgtttttgtggcAGTGCAGGCTACTTGGATCTTTATGGCACCAGCTGCAGCATGGCCCTCAAATCCCCAGATGGCCTCAGGTGACAGCCCAGACCTGGGGATTTGCACAGCTTTCCATAGTATCAGGAGACATGGATATCAACCCAGACTCTGGGTGCAGCAGGGCTGTGGACCCAGATACGGTCCCACACCAGATACTGCCATAGCCCagagtggcagcacaggccattcAGATTAGCCTGGCCCAGGGGTCAGTATAGACCTAGGATACCAACATGAACTCAGGTGTCTGACCAGACCCCAGTTATGAGCATTGCCTTCAGTGGTTACTGGAGACAGGGATATAAACACAAACGCTGACTGGTATAGGACATGGACCAGTCATGGCATCTGGCAGCAGCTCGGGAGAGATGTCATCATATCCCCTGGTAGCAACACAGGCCACTCAAATCAGCGTGGCCCCAGTGGTGGCAAGGTTATGGGACAACACAGTGACCACAGGTGGTCACACAGACCCTGGGCATCCCTGTGaccttggtggcaacatgggtcatggacatcaacactgaCTCTCACTGCAATAGGACCACACACCCAGACATGACTCCAGGCAATGGCTGAGCACCAGATATTACCCTGGTCCTGAGTGGCAAGCATACCACCAACATCAGTCCATTCCTTACCACCCTcactcttcagatctgcctcttaTCACAACACACaaaccattctgcctctctttctttcccatttctccaccatatacTTGTTCATCATAAGGCTGCCCCATGGGTGTCTCTTGGCTGCCTGAGTTGTTTGGTAAAAGGCAGGCCTCTGGATC harbors:
- the LOC118582981 gene encoding olfactory receptor 4K3-like, which gives rise to MEETNQSVVSEFIFQGLCTSRELQIFLLLPFSTLYLMSVVGNLFVVILIITDHHLHSPMYFLLANLSFIDFCLSSVTTPKLITDLLTNTKTISFGGCMSQILCVHLFAGGEMILLASMAYDRYVAICRPLHYTTIMDRQKCIWLILISWIIGLVHSISQLILILELPFCGPRVIDSFFCDIPLVMKLACTDTSTLGIVVNAESGVLATTCFILLLISYTYILLTVQLHSKDGSSKALSTCTSHIIVVVLFFGPVIFIYLWPVNITWVDKFLAVFYSVITPLLNPAIYTLRNRDIKNAIKKLINHM